AAACGGCAACTATTGCCCCACCTCCATAGAGAAGTACTGTTGACTTGTTTTCAACTGCATCCCACTAATTATCAACAAAGAAGGAAACCATTTAACACCATGGCATTCTTTACTCAATCAAACAAGGAAATGGTAAGAAAAGAGGTCAAGTTTCTTCAGCAGTACAAATGCCAGCTTTGCTTCTTTCTCACCTTCTCCTTCAAGTCTGTGAAAAGCTCACTAGTGTTGATGGATGTGTCTTCTGAAGAAGAGGCCCTGACCTGAAGCAGAGAAGACCTACGGGACTCTGTTTGAAAGTGGAACAAGAAAGTCAAGAATACAATTTAGACATCTTTAAACAATCCTTTTCAATTCTAGATACTTGGAAAGTTAATTTTACAATACCAACTATTAATTCTTAAAAGCTAGACACAGAAAGCGCAAAAGCAACTCACCCTTCAAAACCCCATTAACACTGCCTACTTGACAAGTCTTGCACACAATTTTATAAATGCTTTCCAAAAAAGAGTAGTATTGTGATGCTCTAATTCATTTTCCACCTTTGTTTACATATTGCAACATGGGCATTTCTCCCTCATCATCTAGACACCTACCATAGATAGTTAATTTGGATTGGCTTTTTAGTTCTGTCCCATCTTGTAACCCACCAATGCCCGTTCCATCGACCAAATTATCTCCCATCACATTTACTTCAAATTTCTATCTTCTATAAACATTTTCGCTATCTCTAAACTAAGCACACATTCAAAAAGCTGTGTTACTTGGTGAACCACTTCGTCATCCCTCAACTTATGACTTCCATGTCTTTAACCCTGCTTTTTGTAATGAAAAGCAAAACAAGATTTCATATCACTCCTCTAATCTTTTCACATTATTTGGATTGCATAAGTTGAGAACTTCAGTGGAGCCAACTAATTGTCATGACACGCAGTTAGCCGGAGCCTTGGGATCATAATTTACCTCCAGCCCGATAATGAAACCCATATCTCTACCATAAGCTACGACCAACCACATAGCAACTCAAACAGGAAGAAAAAAGGGTGggggataaaataaaaatcacccATTTATgtacaaagaaaataataaagaaatacctGAAAAGTTCTTAGTAGACGCGGTGAAAGCTGTGGAGGAAAAGCGAGGCGGGAGGTAAGGCAAGGCAGAGCAACGAACGGTGGGTTTGGTGGTGTGGAGGCGAGGGACTAAGACGGCGGTGTTAGAATAGGCAGTCGCATATGCCGGCGCTGCTgccattgatgatgatgatgattgatTCTCGGACAGCCAAACGATATGTCTATCTCTATCCCCAAAACTTGCTGGGCTATGCCGATGCGATGCTGAGTCGCTGACTCTAATTGCTGTCTTTACTTGGGGATATTCTTCCCCGTTGGTTTGGTTATCCAGAGTTCGACACGTGGACAAGCTCAGCTTTCTGATTGGTTGCTTCCCCTATCTGATATCCACGATTGTGgctcactttttatttttttgggttttataattacactaattagAAGTGCAAAAAGAGTTTACCTGTTTTATTGAACTCAATTGCAACCCTAATTGTAAGTTTATAATTAGacaattgtttataattttattttttgtataagaTAAATGTTTGattcacaaaataaaacttataaactgacgtgactcATTAAaatacattagattgtaaaattatttttattataaaataaatttaacgtatcacatctaaacacattattttataaaattagttttaagaGGTCTGTTCGTGACTTTAGCCGGGCTCTTTGTATAATATGAGTTGTGTGAAATCGGAAATTGGTATCAACTTGGAGGTTTTGGAACCCATTTTAAAGAGGTTGAGAAAAAGAGCAAGGGAATGGCTATTCCAAGTGAGGTTTAGCTCTTAAGTTTCATAAAGgaatttattatgtattagctactatttactctcacattctaaacttataatttttttataggatgtgtgagtatttttcatagagtACGGGATATGAAATggtgaatagtgattgatgagaagactttttctttcatataagataaaaatattttggagaaTAATTTTCATCACTATTTTATTCAAGACTCTTATACAGAGAAACCGTTTACAAGAATTATGGAAATTACTTGCCTTGGTAGTCACACTTTTATTCAGAAGGAAATTACTTGATCTAGCAGAAAATCTcgttttttaatgtaaattaattaaactattgctatcataaatatatcattGGAGAGGTTATATTCATGGACGAAGCCAAGGGGCGGCCACCAAGACTCTGAACAGACTCCATATTTCAAgcaaacttttttgttttatttcaagcaaactaatatatatgatatatattatttttcatgtaattttatttcatataatattttgctTGAGAAAATTTCAATTCTTAGGGATGTTTATtagaacaataatatttatttttaaacacatttaaaacataagagaagataaataaagtatttttatttgtagtcaTCATTAATATTctctaaaacatttttaaagattttaaatcataattttaacttttctcATTGCTTAAACTTTATgtatacactttttttttttattaaaacattatataaacgtatttgttttttatgttttaattttttactttaatcacatttttttattatcattttattagtgGTGTTCCTAAAAAAGTCCAGTTGAACTATTTATTCCAACTTAAAACACTCGGTCCTGAAGACAATCAACACAAGGTGTTTGAGAAAAATACTTAGTCACCATGAGAGTATTGAGAATGtttcttctattatttatagagtATGTTTGAGCCtctcaatataaaatacaagCTTAACCGTTATACATTATACAAAATAAGATATGATATTTAGTGATGTTTTAATGTTGGAAATATTGTGTAGGTAGCCTTTTGGTGCTTCCCATATCTTGTGAGTGTGTTGAGACCGTGATTGTAGAAGTGTAGTTGAGActatttcttctatttcttgAGCTGGATGATCTGGGTGGTTTGGGTTAATACTCCCCATCAAACTAGGCTGAGGAAATAGTGCAAGGGATTAAGATCTTTCATACCAAATTATTGACTCAAAACAGAGATAAAATCATTAAGAGATACAGTGTTAGATCCGACTAAGAAAATATCATCGACATATAGCAATAAAATAAGTGTCAAGATTAGAATGACAAACAAATAGGGAAGAGTTAGTCGTGCTACAAATAAATCTATAACCAACCAAGAAACTACTAAACTTATCAAACCAAGCACGCGATGCTTGTTTTAATCTATAAAGAgctttatttaatttacaaacataAGACAAGAGAATGGGATGTACAAAACCTAGAAGTTGTTCCATGTAGACTAATTCTTGAAGATCTCCATGCAAGAATGCATTCTTGACATCTAGTTGATGAATGGACCACTGATTGATCAAAGCAAGTGTAATGGCAATCCACATTGTGCTCGGTTTGATAACTGGAGAAAAGGTTTCATTATAATTAACACCATCTTCTTGAAGAAAACATTTAGCAACTAAGCATGCTTTAGCGATCAAGTGTGCCATTGGCATTGAGTTTAGTTttaaaaacccatttgcaaTCAATGACCGACATGTGAGGGTCATGAGGTACAAGAGTTCACGTGTTGTTGTCATGCAAAGTTTTGAGTTCATCATTCATAGCTTGAGACCAACCCGAGTGGGTGAGAGTGGAATGAACAGTTTTGGGCTCTTTGGGTATTTGAGAAGTATCATGAATATTAGCATACTTGGGATTAGGTTTGTGAATCCCATGCTTAGAGCGAGTGATCATTGCATGCCCAGAGATCATAGGTAAAGAAGAAGTAGAGATGGAAGAAATAGGTGGGGTGAGGGAAGCATCTGAGGGAAACGTGTTGGGTTGAGATTGTGGAATGATGGTGGGTGAAGAATGACTAAGGGTGGTGAAGGATCAGAGTAAGGAAGTGAGGTGAGTGAAGAATAAGAGGAATAGGTATATCCAACGTAGTGGGAGAAGGGGTACTAGAAATAGGCGGTGGAGGTAGACTCCACATATTAAAAGTAGATAGAACTTGTTCTATGGGAGTTGGTAGATGTAAATTACCTAGATTTTTAAAAGGGAACGTATGTTTGTCAAAAACCACATGTCGAGAAATGAGAGTGTGGCAAGAAGGTGGGTAATAATATTTGTATCCTTGGTGTCGATCACTATACccgaaaaaaaaacacaaagtaAGATCTTAGggtcaaactttttttttttttttggcatccCAAGTATAAGGATAGCGTTTAGATCCAAAAACACGTAATGAGCTATAGTCGGGGTGGGTTCCAAATAAGATAGAAAATGAAGATCGTAAATCAAGAGAAGGTTATGGTAAGCGATTAATGAGGAAAGTTGCGGTGGCAAAGGATTCAACCTAGATGTGCTTTGGGACACCACTATGAAAGAGCATAGTCATTCCGAGTTTGTGAATggtgtgatgatgatgctcaacAACGTCATTTTGTTCAGGGATATAAGGACAATAAAAATGGTGAAGAATATTTTGTCATTGAAGATGAGACGTAAATTGATGGTTAGAAAATTCACCACCCCCatcatattgattttttttttaattattaaattggcgctcaatttatttttcaaatgagagaaatgtgttaaaaaaagcagatttttttttttttttttttgcaaaggaTTAAGCCACGTGTATTTAGAATGAGTATCCACAAGAAATGCATAATAGTGAGATTTTCCAACAGAAGTAACAAGAGTAGGTCCCCATAAATCACAATaggttttttcaaaaacatcatGTGTAACACTAGAAGATGTTAAGAAAGGTAGTTTACTAAGTTTGCCAAACTGGCAACTTTCACAAATAGAAGTCATTTTATTGGAACCAACAGTTTGAATAAGGCCATTACACTTAAGGACTTGAAGAGTGGAGGCCTGGAGATGTCCTAAACGTTGATGCCACACTTCTTTAGAGATCGACCAAAGCCGGGTCGAGAAGTGAGCTTCATAGGAAGGTGACAATGTATAGAGATTACCATTCCGTCATCCGGTCAGAAGGACACAGTTGGTCTCCCATTCCTTAACAACAAAATCAATTCCATAAAATTCATAGTTATAAGGATAATCAGAAGTAAGTTGGCCTATAGAAAACAAATTTTGGCTAAATCATGAACTAAGAGagcatattttaatttaattcgagatgTGACATTACCAATATACGTCTCACCAGTATGTGTAATAATGTGTGAACTACCATCACCATCAATAACAACATCGTGATCAAAATAACGACGAAGGTTGTCAAGTATACTTGCATTACCTGTCATGTGAGCCGAAGCACTGGTATCTGCAGTCCATTTGATATCATAGGAGGAATTCTCAAGAGTGAGTGTAGCAAGAGCCTGAGGAACATCATTAGGTTGGTATGCATGATTAAACTTGTTCCAACATTTAATAGCCAcgtgtccttttttttttccacatatttgaaaaatgtcCACCCGAGTAGATTCACATCCTTTGATAGAGGAATTAACTCGATTAGTTGTCGCACTAGTAATATGAAGTGTGAGAAATAGAGTCGGTGCGAGTGGTGTTTGTGGCTGGTGTGAAGCAACAACCCTTGGAAGAAAACATGCGTAAATACTGCTCCACACACTTGTTAACGATTTCTGTTTGACCATCCATTTGTGGATGATAAGCTGAAGAAAATTTGAGCTCAGTCCCATGCAACTTGAACAATTCTTTCCAAAATAGGCTAGTGAACACTAGATCCCTATCACTAATAATAGAACTAGGCATgccatgtaatttaaaaatgttggcAATAAAGATCTGTGCAATTTTAGAAGTTACGTAAGGGTGTGCCACTGGAATGAAACGCGCATATTTACTAAGCCTATCCATCATGACCAAAATCACACTGAATTTGTTAGACAAAGGGCAGCCCTTCAATAATGTCTAAGGAAATATCTGACCATACTTTA
This window of the Juglans regia cultivar Chandler chromosome 12, Walnut 2.0, whole genome shotgun sequence genome carries:
- the LOC109012274 gene encoding protein CURVATURE THYLAKOID 1A, chloroplastic-like, coding for MAAAPAYATAYSNTAVLVPRLHTTKPTVRCSALPYLPPRFSSTAFTASTKNFSESRRSSLLQVRASSSEDTSINTSELFTDLKEKWDAVENKSTVLLYGGGAIVAVWLSSVVVGAVNSVPLLPKIMELVGLGYTGWFVYRYLLFKSSRKELATDIEALKKKIAGTE